A single window of Methylobacterium nodulans ORS 2060 DNA harbors:
- a CDS encoding endonuclease/exonuclease/phosphatase family protein codes for MLNHPHLLPAGGAPIQVPVHRAPRKIISWNLLRRSGATVEAVAALIEHEKPDLLLMQEATVEITDLQERVGGHYAWAPLPRRIHGLAMWSPTPWLSTPRVIPIPSGALVDRVCQVLDCGTYGVANVHLSHGQMLNRRQLRRIEQHLPVRAAVLGDYNLVGPALLPGFRDVGPRHPTHAMVEIVPLRLDRCLVRGLICRHTAVLPRGASDHRPIVVHLEPSSLPLSRPGIAHLRDRVDLRGMAAAIARRRRAGAPASPLP; via the coding sequence ATGCTGAATCACCCCCATCTCCTGCCGGCCGGCGGGGCTCCGATCCAGGTCCCGGTGCACCGTGCGCCCCGCAAGATCATCAGCTGGAACCTGCTGCGGCGGAGCGGGGCGACGGTGGAGGCCGTAGCGGCGCTGATCGAGCACGAGAAGCCCGACCTGCTGCTGATGCAGGAGGCGACGGTCGAGATCACCGACCTGCAGGAGCGCGTGGGCGGGCATTATGCCTGGGCGCCCCTGCCGCGGCGCATCCACGGGCTGGCGATGTGGAGCCCGACGCCCTGGCTTAGCACCCCGCGGGTGATCCCGATCCCGTCCGGCGCCCTGGTCGACCGCGTCTGCCAGGTGCTCGATTGCGGCACCTACGGGGTTGCCAACGTCCACCTCTCGCACGGGCAGATGCTCAACCGGCGCCAGCTGCGACGCATCGAGCAGCACCTGCCGGTGCGCGCCGCCGTCCTCGGGGACTACAATCTCGTCGGGCCGGCCCTGCTGCCGGGCTTCCGGGATGTGGGGCCGCGTCATCCGACCCACGCGATGGTGGAGATCGTTCCCCTGCGCCTCGACCGCTGCCTCGTGCGCGGCCTGATCTGCCGGCACACGGCGGTGCTGCCGCGGGGCGCCTCGGACCACCGGCCGATCGTGGTGCATCTGGAGCCCTCATCTCTGCCCCTCAGCCGCCCCGGGATCGCGCATCTGCGCGACCGCGTCGACCTCAGAGGTATGGCAGCAGCAATCGCACGCCGGCGTCGCGCAGGCGCACCGGCATCCCCCTTGCCTTAA
- a CDS encoding DUF3616 domain-containing protein, whose translation MQRHGLPALMLFCALTAVTGVAGAKDAETWRVEGKLVGKDKKSKDVSGIACAPANGGQARKCLVIDDNLQAAQIVELHADHLKTDKDQKVPLIRNEFGGEALELDGEGVAYADGLFYVIGSHGHPRDKKGKLKSAEHADMVAARIAAASQIVRVRLSPEGKGSVVPPVASLTRAIEAEPALAPFAGRRLENDGVTIEGIAVRGDRLYAGFRGPPLDNGRAAVLAVDLGSAFGEAPAKPSRLFRLPVGERRGVRDLAVHGTKILVLVGPVGDEPGPSSIYEWDGESDEAIRSLGDLGALAGVSPKQKPEAILPLDTTPSGLRVLVMFDGEEEGAPIVVTLP comes from the coding sequence ATGCAGAGGCACGGTCTGCCGGCGCTGATGCTGTTTTGCGCTCTGACGGCCGTCACGGGGGTGGCCGGCGCCAAGGACGCCGAAACCTGGCGCGTCGAGGGCAAGCTGGTCGGCAAGGACAAGAAGTCCAAGGACGTCAGCGGCATCGCCTGCGCTCCGGCGAACGGCGGTCAGGCTCGCAAGTGCCTCGTCATCGACGACAATCTGCAGGCCGCCCAGATCGTCGAGCTGCATGCCGATCATCTCAAGACTGACAAGGATCAGAAGGTCCCGCTGATCAGGAACGAGTTCGGCGGTGAAGCGCTCGAGCTCGACGGCGAGGGCGTCGCCTACGCGGACGGCCTTTTCTACGTCATCGGATCGCACGGGCATCCGCGGGACAAGAAGGGCAAGCTCAAGTCGGCGGAGCATGCCGACATGGTCGCGGCGCGGATCGCCGCGGCCAGCCAGATCGTGCGCGTCAGGCTGTCCCCGGAGGGCAAGGGGTCGGTCGTGCCCCCGGTGGCTTCGCTCACCAGGGCCATCGAGGCCGAGCCGGCCCTCGCGCCCTTCGCCGGACGGCGGCTGGAGAACGACGGCGTGACCATCGAGGGGATCGCCGTGAGGGGAGACCGGCTCTACGCGGGGTTCCGCGGCCCGCCGCTCGACAACGGGCGCGCCGCGGTCCTGGCGGTGGACCTCGGCAGTGCCTTCGGAGAGGCGCCGGCGAAGCCCTCCCGGCTGTTCCGGCTGCCGGTCGGCGAACGCCGGGGCGTCCGCGACCTCGCGGTGCACGGGACGAAGATCCTGGTCCTGGTCGGCCCCGTCGGCGACGAGCCGGGGCCGTCCTCCATCTACGAATGGGACGGTGAGAGCGACGAGGCCATCCGCAGCCTGGGCGATCTCGGAGCCCTTGCGGGTGTCTCCCCCAAGCAAAAGCCGGAGGCGATCCTCCCGCTGGATACGACGCCGTCGGGCCTGCGCGTCCTCGTCATGTTCGACGGCGAGGAGGAGGGCGCACCGATCGTCGTGACGCTGCCCTGA
- a CDS encoding phospholipase D-like domain-containing protein — translation MQELVTAWFGLLSAVRVEGLALLGFALAFAVTLHALLNKREVGAAIGWIGLAWLSPLAGSALYALFGINRVMRRARRLPVLPVRKPGVPQADPVRVPEPFLPLERAGDELTGLPLTGGNRVALLRHGDEAYPAMLEAIGTAQHSIGLSSYIMRDDASGEAFVRALAAAKARGTAICVLVDGIGSGYFSPAIYRRLRAEGIPAGLFMHSAVPWRMPFLNLRTHKKLLVVDGRIGFVGGVNIGDENRVSQNPPEPVRDTHFRLDGPVVGQLTQAFARDWAFVMGEDLDGPAWFPAIPPAGAIPARVVTSGPDADIEKIEFVVLAALATARRSIRLATPYFLPSEILLTSLALAAMRGIAVDVVIPQASNHRLVDWATRAHVGPLLKSGVRIWLDRPPFDHSKLMVVDDVWCFVGSANWDTRSFRLNFELNVELYDPAFAAQLDRLLAAKMETQLTREALKARGMPVRLRDAGVRLLLPYL, via the coding sequence GTGCAAGAGCTGGTCACCGCGTGGTTCGGATTGCTCAGCGCGGTCCGGGTGGAGGGGCTGGCGCTCCTCGGCTTCGCCCTGGCCTTCGCGGTCACCCTGCACGCCCTCCTCAACAAGCGGGAGGTCGGGGCGGCCATCGGCTGGATCGGGCTGGCCTGGCTCTCGCCGCTCGCCGGCAGCGCCCTCTACGCGCTGTTCGGCATCAACCGGGTGATGCGCCGGGCGCGCCGCCTGCCCGTGCTGCCGGTGCGCAAGCCCGGCGTGCCGCAGGCCGATCCCGTCCGGGTGCCCGAGCCCTTCCTGCCCCTCGAACGGGCCGGCGACGAGCTGACCGGGCTGCCGCTCACCGGCGGCAACCGCGTGGCGCTGCTGCGCCACGGCGACGAGGCCTATCCGGCGATGCTGGAGGCGATCGGGACCGCGCAGCACAGCATCGGCCTGTCGAGCTACATCATGCGCGACGATGCGAGCGGGGAGGCCTTCGTGCGGGCGCTCGCCGCCGCCAAGGCCCGGGGCACCGCGATCTGCGTACTCGTCGACGGCATCGGCAGCGGCTATTTCTCCCCGGCGATCTACCGGCGCCTGCGGGCCGAGGGCATCCCGGCGGGCCTGTTCATGCATTCCGCCGTGCCCTGGCGCATGCCCTTCCTGAACCTGCGCACGCACAAGAAGCTGCTCGTGGTGGATGGGCGGATCGGCTTCGTCGGGGGCGTCAATATCGGGGACGAGAACCGGGTGTCGCAGAACCCGCCCGAGCCCGTGCGCGACACGCATTTCCGCCTCGACGGGCCGGTGGTCGGTCAGCTCACCCAGGCCTTCGCCCGCGACTGGGCCTTCGTGATGGGCGAGGATCTCGACGGGCCGGCATGGTTCCCGGCGATTCCGCCGGCGGGCGCCATTCCGGCCCGGGTCGTCACCTCGGGGCCCGATGCCGATATCGAGAAGATCGAATTCGTGGTGCTGGCCGCGCTCGCCACCGCCCGGCGCTCGATCCGGCTCGCCACGCCCTATTTCCTGCCGAGCGAGATCCTGCTCACCTCGCTCGCGCTCGCGGCGATGCGCGGGATCGCGGTCGACGTCGTCATCCCGCAGGCGAGCAACCACCGGCTCGTCGACTGGGCGACCCGCGCGCATGTGGGGCCGCTGCTCAAGTCGGGGGTGCGGATCTGGCTCGACCGGCCGCCCTTCGACCATTCGAAGCTGATGGTCGTCGACGACGTGTGGTGCTTCGTCGGCAGCGCCAACTGGGACACGCGCAGCTTCCGGCTCAATTTCGAGCTGAACGTCGAACTCTACGATCCGGCCTTCGCGGCGCAGCTGGACCGGCTGCTCGCGGCCAAGATGGAGACGCAGCTCACCCGCGAGGCGCTTAAGGCAAGGGGGATGCCGGTGCGCCTGCGCGACGCCGGCGTGCGATTGCTGCTGCCATACCTCTGA
- a CDS encoding PQQ-dependent sugar dehydrogenase: protein MRSGLIAALTAGATLAASVSLASLAAAQEAGDTKAKVDNLEKLQGFRTTGVAEPPPIPQTGRRADAINRTLQKIKLPEGFKISLYAIVPDARAMAVGPNAGVVFVGTRKSKVYTVTDRAKDRVADEVKVFAPAIDFKIPNGVCFSRDGVLTVVEQNRVLAFPAAEFFYEGPDVAASVVVKQGELIPVSEESYNHTARVCRIGPDGKLYIALGQPYNVPPKEKAELYARTGIGGIIRMDADGKNREVFATGIRNSVGMDFAPDKTLWFTDNQVDGMGDDQPPGELNQATKPGQNFGFPWYGGGAVRTVEYKNDTVPPDVVPPKAELAPHAADLGMIVYRGKMFPEKYRGGVFTAEHGSWNRTTPIGARVMFVPITKDGTAGRPEPFAEGWLTESGEYLGRPVDVATLPDGSLLVSDDTAGAIYRIAYEK, encoded by the coding sequence ATGAGATCGGGTCTGATCGCGGCGCTCACCGCGGGCGCCACGCTCGCCGCGAGCGTGTCGCTCGCGAGCTTGGCCGCAGCGCAGGAGGCCGGCGACACCAAGGCCAAGGTCGACAACCTGGAGAAGCTGCAGGGCTTCAGGACGACCGGCGTGGCCGAGCCGCCGCCGATCCCCCAGACCGGCCGGCGCGCCGACGCCATCAACCGCACCCTGCAGAAGATCAAGCTGCCCGAGGGCTTCAAGATCAGCCTCTACGCCATCGTGCCCGATGCCCGCGCCATGGCGGTCGGCCCGAATGCCGGCGTGGTCTTCGTGGGCACCCGCAAATCCAAGGTCTACACCGTCACCGACCGGGCGAAGGACCGGGTGGCCGACGAGGTGAAGGTCTTCGCGCCCGCCATCGACTTCAAGATCCCGAACGGCGTGTGCTTCTCGCGCGACGGGGTGCTGACCGTGGTGGAGCAGAACCGGGTGCTGGCCTTCCCGGCCGCCGAGTTCTTCTACGAGGGGCCGGACGTCGCGGCGAGCGTGGTGGTCAAGCAGGGCGAGCTGATCCCGGTCTCGGAGGAGAGCTACAACCACACGGCCCGGGTCTGCCGGATCGGACCCGACGGCAAGCTCTACATCGCGCTCGGCCAGCCCTACAACGTGCCCCCGAAGGAGAAGGCCGAGCTCTACGCCAGGACCGGCATCGGCGGCATCATCCGCATGGACGCCGACGGCAAGAACCGCGAGGTGTTCGCCACCGGCATCCGCAATTCCGTCGGCATGGATTTCGCGCCCGACAAGACGCTGTGGTTCACCGACAACCAAGTGGACGGGATGGGCGACGACCAGCCGCCGGGCGAGCTGAACCAGGCCACGAAGCCGGGCCAGAATTTCGGCTTCCCCTGGTACGGTGGCGGGGCGGTGCGCACCGTCGAGTACAAGAACGACACCGTGCCGCCCGACGTGGTGCCGCCGAAGGCCGAACTGGCGCCGCACGCGGCCGATCTCGGCATGATCGTCTACCGGGGCAAGATGTTTCCCGAGAAGTACCGGGGCGGGGTGTTCACGGCCGAGCACGGCTCGTGGAACCGCACCACGCCGATCGGCGCCCGGGTGATGTTCGTGCCCATCACCAAGGACGGCACCGCCGGCAGACCTGAGCCCTTCGCAGAGGGCTGGCTGACGGAGAGCGGCGAGTATCTCGGGCGGCCGGTCGATGTCGCGACCCTGCCGGACGGCTCGCTCCTCGTCTCGGACGACACGGCGGGTGCGATCTACCGCATCGCCTACGAGAAATAG
- a CDS encoding DUF3617 domain-containing protein, whose product MMRWLGLVSAVLAAGGPEPVRLRPGAYEVEVRLDLPHLDEAGARKIVRLCLAGLPAQGFPVLSDNTPFAHCPATGLRQEGEAVHFAIQCEGRNAGQGSAIYRLAPEGFEGRIALRLGGKNMTLTELQTGRWRGECAPGDRPLP is encoded by the coding sequence ATGATGCGATGGCTGGGATTGGTGAGCGCGGTGCTCGCGGCCGGCGGGCCGGAGCCGGTGCGCCTGCGCCCGGGCGCCTACGAGGTGGAGGTCCGCCTCGACCTGCCGCATCTCGACGAGGCCGGAGCCCGCAAGATCGTGCGCCTGTGCCTCGCGGGCCTGCCGGCGCAAGGCTTTCCGGTATTGAGCGACAACACGCCGTTCGCCCACTGCCCCGCGACCGGCCTGCGCCAGGAGGGCGAGGCCGTTCACTTTGCGATCCAGTGCGAGGGACGCAATGCGGGGCAGGGCTCGGCGATCTACCGGCTCGCGCCGGAGGGGTTCGAGGGGCGCATCGCTCTGCGGCTCGGCGGCAAGAACATGACCCTGACCGAGCTGCAGACCGGCCGCTGGCGCGGCGAGTGCGCTCCCGGCGACCGTCCGCTGCCTTGA
- a CDS encoding amidase — MTLPSDLVTLHATDLAQAIRSRAVSAREVMQAHLDQIARFNPAVTAIVSLRDPELLLAEAEAADRDLAAGRWRGPLHGLPHAVKDTSPAQGMPWTQGSPVFRSRMPEADAPYVARLRQAGAILIGKTNVPEFGLGSHTVNPVFGPTRNAYDPGRSAGGSSGGAAVALALRMLPLADGSDHAGSLRNPAAWNGVLGLRPSPGRVPLRTDEVFLPDLTVAGPMARCTADLGLLLSVMAGPDPRLPQAIQEDPAPFARPQPRDLPGLRVGWLGDCGGHLATEPGVLDLCEQGLAVLEARGARVEPLALGLDPEEVWQAWRVLRAWLAGGAQAPLWRDPQTRAALKPEAAWEVEEGLKLDAFAILEASAMRSRWYAQVLRLFETVDLLALPAAQVFPFPIEEAWPRRIAGRDMDTYHRWMEVTIPATMAGCPAISLPAGRNQGGLPMGLQLIAPHRGEAALLSVAAAYEEATAFDRMLPPPLTAP, encoded by the coding sequence ATGACTCTTCCGTCCGATCTCGTCACCCTGCATGCCACCGACCTCGCGCAGGCGATCCGCAGCCGGGCCGTCTCGGCCCGCGAGGTGATGCAGGCCCATCTCGACCAGATCGCGCGGTTCAACCCCGCCGTCACCGCGATCGTCTCCCTGCGCGATCCCGAGCTGCTGCTGGCGGAGGCCGAGGCCGCCGACCGCGATCTCGCCGCCGGGCGCTGGCGCGGCCCGCTCCACGGCCTTCCCCACGCGGTGAAGGATACCTCGCCGGCGCAGGGCATGCCCTGGACCCAGGGCTCGCCCGTCTTCCGCAGCCGGATGCCGGAGGCGGATGCGCCCTACGTGGCGCGCCTGCGGCAGGCGGGGGCGATCCTGATCGGCAAGACCAACGTCCCGGAATTCGGGCTCGGCTCCCACACGGTCAACCCGGTCTTCGGCCCGACCCGCAATGCCTATGATCCGGGCCGCAGCGCGGGCGGGTCGAGCGGGGGCGCCGCCGTCGCCCTGGCGCTGCGCATGCTGCCGCTCGCCGATGGCAGCGACCATGCCGGCTCGCTGCGCAACCCCGCGGCCTGGAACGGTGTCCTGGGCCTGCGCCCCTCGCCCGGGCGGGTTCCCCTGCGCACCGACGAGGTCTTCCTGCCGGACCTCACCGTGGCGGGCCCGATGGCCCGCTGCACCGCCGATCTCGGCCTGCTGCTCTCGGTGATGGCGGGTCCCGATCCGCGCCTGCCGCAGGCGATCCAGGAGGATCCCGCGCCCTTTGCGCGCCCGCAGCCCCGCGACCTGCCCGGTCTGCGCGTCGGCTGGCTCGGCGATTGCGGCGGGCATCTCGCGACGGAGCCTGGCGTCCTCGACCTCTGCGAGCAGGGCCTCGCCGTGCTCGAGGCGCGCGGCGCCCGGGTGGAGCCGCTGGCGCTCGGCCTCGATCCGGAGGAGGTCTGGCAGGCGTGGCGGGTGCTGCGGGCTTGGCTCGCGGGCGGGGCGCAGGCGCCCCTCTGGCGCGATCCGCAGACCCGCGCGGCGCTGAAGCCCGAGGCCGCCTGGGAGGTGGAGGAGGGGCTCAAGCTCGATGCCTTCGCCATCCTGGAGGCGAGCGCCATGCGCAGCCGCTGGTACGCGCAGGTGCTCCGCCTGTTCGAGACGGTCGATCTGCTGGCGCTGCCGGCCGCCCAGGTCTTCCCCTTCCCGATCGAGGAGGCGTGGCCGCGCCGCATCGCGGGGCGGGACATGGACACCTATCACCGCTGGATGGAGGTCACGATTCCGGCGACGATGGCGGGCTGCCCGGCGATCAGCCTCCCGGCCGGCCGCAACCAGGGCGGCCTGCCCATGGGCCTCCAGCTCATCGCCCCGCACCGGGGCGAGGCCGCGCTCCTCTCCGTCGCCGCGGCCTACGAGGAGGCGACCGCCTTCGACCGGATGCTGCCGCCGCCGCTCACGGCTCCATGA
- the murD gene encoding UDP-N-acetylmuramoyl-L-alanine--D-glutamate ligase → MTPSTTFAGRTLALFGLGGSGLATALSLQAGGARVVACDDNPERMAAAEAEGVATADLRGADWAEFAALLLAPGVPFTHPEPHWTVKRAASAGVPVIGDIELFCRERATTAPDAPFVAITGTNGKSTTTALIAHVLRETGHDVQMGGNIGTAILSLAPPAPGRVHVIEMSSFQIDLTPTLKPSVGVLLNITPDHLDRHGDMANYAGIKERLIASSDHAVIGVDDDYTRAIAARHAGPLTRVHVGETAPGPGILARHGVLIDGCTEPPSPVADLTGIPSLRGSHNWQNAGIAYAVARALGVAPDAFAQALRSFPGLPHRMEEVGRRGSVLFINDSKATNADSTEKALAAFPRVHWILGGKPKEGGIASLAPYFPRIAHAYLIGAASDAFAATLEGHAPVSRCGTLEAAVAQAAEDAAHEPEAVVLLSPACASYDQFRSFEDRGDQFRAMVRALPGLVPTGG, encoded by the coding sequence ATGACGCCCAGCACCACCTTCGCCGGCCGCACCCTCGCTCTGTTCGGCCTCGGCGGCTCGGGCCTCGCCACCGCGCTGAGCCTCCAGGCGGGCGGCGCCCGGGTCGTCGCCTGCGACGACAATCCGGAGCGCATGGCGGCGGCCGAGGCTGAGGGCGTCGCTACCGCCGATCTGCGGGGAGCCGACTGGGCGGAATTCGCGGCGCTCCTCCTCGCCCCCGGCGTGCCCTTCACCCATCCGGAGCCGCACTGGACGGTCAAGCGCGCGGCGAGCGCGGGCGTGCCGGTGATCGGCGACATCGAGCTGTTCTGCCGCGAGCGCGCCACCACGGCCCCGGACGCCCCCTTCGTCGCCATCACGGGCACCAACGGCAAGTCGACCACCACGGCGCTCATCGCCCATGTCCTGCGGGAGACCGGCCACGACGTGCAGATGGGCGGCAATATCGGCACGGCGATCCTGTCGCTCGCGCCGCCCGCCCCCGGCCGCGTCCACGTGATCGAGATGTCGTCCTTTCAGATCGACCTCACGCCGACGCTGAAGCCGAGCGTCGGCGTGCTCCTCAACATCACGCCCGACCACCTCGACCGCCACGGGGACATGGCCAACTACGCGGGCATCAAGGAGCGGCTGATCGCGAGTTCCGACCACGCGGTGATCGGGGTCGACGACGACTACACCCGGGCGATCGCGGCGCGGCATGCCGGGCCGCTTACGCGGGTGCATGTGGGCGAAACCGCGCCCGGGCCCGGCATCCTCGCCCGCCACGGCGTCCTGATCGACGGCTGCACCGAACCGCCCTCCCCGGTCGCGGATCTCACCGGCATCCCTTCCTTACGCGGATCGCACAACTGGCAGAATGCCGGGATCGCCTATGCGGTGGCGCGCGCGCTCGGGGTGGCGCCGGACGCCTTCGCGCAGGCCCTGCGCAGCTTCCCCGGCCTGCCCCACCGGATGGAGGAGGTGGGGCGGCGCGGCTCCGTGCTCTTCATCAACGACTCGAAGGCGACCAACGCCGATTCGACCGAGAAGGCGCTGGCGGCCTTCCCGCGCGTGCACTGGATCCTCGGCGGCAAGCCGAAGGAGGGCGGCATCGCGAGCCTCGCCCCCTATTTCCCGCGCATCGCCCACGCCTACCTGATCGGCGCCGCGAGCGACGCCTTCGCGGCGACGCTGGAGGGGCACGCGCCCGTCAGCCGCTGCGGCACGCTGGAAGCGGCCGTGGCGCAGGCGGCCGAGGATGCGGCGCATGAGCCGGAGGCGGTGGTCCTGCTCTCGCCGGCCTGCGCGTCCTACGATCAGTTCCGCAGCTTCGAGGATCGCGGCGACCAGTTCCGGGCGATGGTGCGGGCCCTGCCGGGGCTGGTGCCGACGGGCGGGTGA
- the ada gene encoding bifunctional DNA-binding transcriptional regulator/O6-methylguanine-DNA methyltransferase Ada, whose protein sequence is MKLPDPDPPVMRPDEAACRAALARRDPAADGTFVYAVRTTGVYCRPSCPARTARPENVSFYATCAEAEAAGFRPCRRCRPNEPGLAARQAEAVARACRLIEEAETPPSLDALSRTEGLSPYHFHRIFKRITGVTPKAYAAARRAARLESGLLRDAGTVTEAIFEAGYGTSSRFYAAAAARLGMTPTAYRRGGAGTAIRFAVAACSLGAVLVAATQKGVCAIMLGDDPEALVRDLQDRFPRAELTGGDAEFETVVAQVVGLVEAPGTARFDLPLDINGTAFQQRVWQALRAIPPGRTATYTQIAQAIGEPKAVRAVAQACGANPLAVAIPCHRVVRHDGALSGYRWGVARKRDLLARESTTTRDEAQGDLALDGK, encoded by the coding sequence ATGAAGCTTCCCGACCCCGATCCCCCGGTGATGCGCCCCGACGAGGCCGCCTGCCGGGCCGCGCTCGCCCGACGCGATCCGGCCGCCGACGGCACCTTCGTCTACGCGGTGCGGACGACCGGCGTGTATTGCCGCCCGAGCTGCCCGGCCCGCACGGCGCGCCCCGAGAACGTGTCCTTCTACGCGACCTGCGCGGAGGCGGAGGCGGCGGGCTTCCGTCCCTGCCGCCGCTGCCGCCCCAACGAGCCGGGGCTCGCCGCGCGGCAGGCCGAGGCGGTGGCCCGCGCCTGCCGGCTGATCGAGGAGGCGGAGACGCCGCCCTCCCTCGATGCGCTCTCCCGCACGGAGGGCCTGAGCCCCTATCACTTCCACCGCATCTTCAAGAGGATCACCGGCGTGACTCCCAAAGCCTATGCGGCCGCGCGGCGCGCGGCGCGGCTCGAATCCGGCCTGCTGCGCGACGCCGGCACCGTGACGGAGGCGATCTTCGAGGCCGGCTACGGCACGTCGAGCCGCTTCTACGCCGCGGCGGCGGCGCGCCTCGGCATGACCCCGACCGCCTATCGCCGGGGCGGCGCCGGCACGGCGATCCGCTTTGCCGTGGCCGCCTGCTCCCTCGGGGCCGTCCTGGTCGCGGCGACCCAGAAGGGCGTCTGCGCGATCATGCTCGGCGACGACCCGGAGGCGCTGGTGCGCGATCTTCAGGACCGCTTTCCCCGGGCCGAGCTGACCGGGGGCGACGCGGAATTCGAGACCGTCGTCGCGCAGGTGGTGGGCCTCGTCGAGGCGCCGGGGACGGCCCGTTTCGACCTCCCGCTCGACATCAACGGCACCGCCTTCCAGCAGCGGGTCTGGCAGGCGCTGCGGGCGATCCCGCCGGGCCGGACCGCCACCTACACGCAGATCGCGCAGGCCATCGGCGAGCCGAAGGCCGTGCGGGCGGTGGCCCAGGCCTGCGGCGCCAACCCGCTCGCCGTCGCGATCCCCTGCCACCGGGTGGTGCGCCACGACGGGGCGCTCTCCGGCTATCGCTGGGGCGTGGCCCGCAAGCGGGATCTTCTGGCCCGCGAGAGCACGACTACGCGCGACGAGGCCCAGGGCGACCTCGCCCTGGACGGCAAGTGA